In Gemmatimonas aurantiaca, the sequence TGAGGTTCTTTCCCGCGGCATGCTGCACGATGGCCTCGGCCAGCGGATGTTCACTGACACGCTCCAGTGACGCCACCCGCTGCAGCAGCGTATCGGCGTCGATGGTCAGCCCCGGCGCCGGAACGAAGTCGGTCACGGCCGGCGCGCCCCGGGTGATGGTGCCCGTCTTGTCGAGCACCACCGTGGTGATGTCACCGGCGCGCTGCAGGGCCTCGCCTCCCTTGATGAGCACGCCCAACTGGGCGCCCTTGCCGCTGGCCACCATCACGGCCGTCGGAACGGCCAGTCCCATGGCACAGGGGCAGGCGATGATGAGCACCGCGACCGCCGACGCGAAAGCGCGCACCAGGGGCGCCTGATCGGCGGCGAAGTACCAGATCCCGAACGTGAGGGCGGCAAGCCCGATCACCACCGGCACGAACACCGCGCTGATCCGGTCGGCCAGTCGTTGAATGGGTGCGCGTGTCCCCTGCGCGTCGCGCATGAGTTTCACGATCTGCGCGAGGACACTGTTGGCACCCAGGGTCGTGGCCGTATAGCGGAACGCGCCGGTGCGATTGATGGTGCCACCGATGACCCGATCGCCCACCTGTTTGGCCACCGGCAGCGATTCGCCCGTGAGCATGCTTTCGTCGACGGCGCTCTCGCCCTGCACGATCTCGCCATCCACGGGAATGCGTTCACCCGGTCGCACGATGATCACTTCACCGGCTTCGATGGTGTCGACGGGAGCATCGACCTCTTCGTCGAAACGCAGCACACGCGCCGTGGGCGGCTGCAGATCCACCAGCGCCCGCAATGCCGCCGATGTCCGCTGCTTGGCGCGGGCCTCGAACATGTTGCCGGTGAGAATGAGCGCGATGATGATGATCACCGCCTCGTAGTACACGTCGGGCGCCACGCCCCGGCTCGTGAAGAACTGCGGAGCCAGGGTGGCCACCACCGAATAGCCGAACGCGGCCAGGGTCCCCACCGACACCAGCGTGTTCATGTCGGCGGCGCCATGACGGGCCGCTGCCCAGGCGCGCGTGTAGAAGTGGCGGCCCGCCCAGAGCATCACCACCAGCGTGGCCACCAGCAAGCCGGCCGTCAGGACCGACGCCGGCATGGTGTACAACCACGGCATCGCGCGGCGCAGCAGTGGATCGAGCGTATCCATGCTCCACCGCATGAACGGATCGACGACGACCGCGCCGCCGTGCGCATGCGCACCACCCTGCGACGTACCGGACATCCCCCCGGCCAGCATCGACATGAGGGGCATGCTGACGATCATCGCGATCACGCCGAGAATGCCGCTCACGATCGCCTTGCCGCGCAGCTCGTGATACTCGTCGTCCTGCGCGCGATCGCGTGCTTCCTGCTCTTCGAACGCCGTCTGATCCGGATTGGCCAGCGACGCTCCGTATCCCGTGTCCTCGATCGTGGCGACGAGCGCCTCCGGTGTCACGGCCCCCGGATCGAACGTGACCGTGGCGCTCTTCATCATGAGGTTGACGTTGGCGTCCGCCACACCGGGTTGCTTCTGCAACGCACGCTGCACACGCGACGAACACGCCGCGCAGGTCATGCCGGTGACAGGGATACGGAGCGTTTCCATGACGCGCTCCCTCAGTGCGTCGCGGTGACCTGGTAGCCGGCGTCCGTGATGGCGTCGGTCACCAGCTGCGCACTCGTGCGCGCCGGATCGAGCGCGACCGTGGCCGATCCGATCGCCACCGTCTGGGTGGTGACGCCTTCGACGGAGGCGAGGGCCTTCTCGACGGCCTTGACGCAATGTCCGCAGGACATGCCGTTGATTTCGAACGTAAGGGTCTGCATGGGCTCCTTCCTTGAGTTATACCCGGGGTGGGTATGCAGCAAGTTATAATAGGGGGAGGGGGTATGCAAGAGGGGCGGGGACTACGGGGGCTAGGGAAACGGGAGCTGGAACGACGGGAGCTGGAACGACGGGAGCTGGGACCACGGGAGCTGGGACTACGGACACCCGTAGGTCTCCCGTTTCTCCAGCCTCCGTGGCGCCGTGGTTCCCGTCGTTCCAGCTCCCGTGGTCCCAGCTCCCGTCGTTCCAGCTCCCGTCGTTCCAGCTCCCGTAGTCCCAGCCCCCGTAGTCCCCGCCTCCCCCACTAGACACTCACCCTCAGCCTCGTCCCCCACGGGTCCTTCATCCCTTCATATCCCGCACCTGCCATGCTGGCCTGCACGGCCGCCACGTCCGCGACCGTCGGCAGGATC encodes:
- a CDS encoding cation transporter, coding for MQTLTFEINGMSCGHCVKAVEKALASVEGVTTQTVAIGSATVALDPARTSAQLVTDAITDAGYQVTATH
- a CDS encoding heavy metal translocating P-type ATPase; its protein translation is METLRIPVTGMTCAACSSRVQRALQKQPGVADANVNLMMKSATVTFDPGAVTPEALVATIEDTGYGASLANPDQTAFEEQEARDRAQDDEYHELRGKAIVSGILGVIAMIVSMPLMSMLAGGMSGTSQGGAHAHGGAVVVDPFMRWSMDTLDPLLRRAMPWLYTMPASVLTAGLLVATLVVMLWAGRHFYTRAWAAARHGAADMNTLVSVGTLAAFGYSVVATLAPQFFTSRGVAPDVYYEAVIIIIALILTGNMFEARAKQRTSAALRALVDLQPPTARVLRFDEEVDAPVDTIEAGEVIIVRPGERIPVDGEIVQGESAVDESMLTGESLPVAKQVGDRVIGGTINRTGAFRYTATTLGANSVLAQIVKLMRDAQGTRAPIQRLADRISAVFVPVVIGLAALTFGIWYFAADQAPLVRAFASAVAVLIIACPCAMGLAVPTAVMVASGKGAQLGVLIKGGEALQRAGDITTVVLDKTGTITRGAPAVTDFVPAPGLTIDADTLLQRVASLERVSEHPLAEAIVQHAAGKNLTLFTPEGFASVTGRGVQGVVDGSALAVGNATFMQDWGVSTASLDAEATRLAGDGRTPMYIAMDGALAGLIAVADPIRDSSPQAIAALHALGLQVVMLTGDNERTAQAIARAAGVDRVVAGVLPEGKVREVQRLQEEGAVVAMVGDGINDAPALAQADVGMAVGSGTDIAVEAGDVVLMRGDLQGVVRAIALSRRTMRTMKQNLFWAFIYNVIGIPIAAGALYPAFGLQLSPILASAAMAFSSVSVVTNSLRLRRATFA